Proteins from a single region of Streptomyces sp. TN58:
- the glmM gene encoding phosphoglucosamine mutase, producing MGRLFGTDGVRGVANADLTAELALGLSVAAAHVLAEAGTFEGHRATAVVGRDPRASGEFLEAAVVAGLASAGVDVLRVGVLPTPAVAYLTGALGADLGVMLSASHNAMPDNGIKFFARGGHKLADELEDRIESTYEEHRTGAPWDRPTGSGVGRVSDYTEGFEKYVSHLIGILPNRLDGLKVVLDEAHGAAAYVSPEAFARAGAEIVTIGAEPDGLNINDGCGSTHLGLLKAAVVEHGADFGIAHDGDADRCLAVDGTGAEVDGDQILAVLALAMREAGQLRENTVVGTVMSNLGFKLAMEGEGIQVVQTGVGDRYVLESMKEHGYALGGEQSGHVIILDHATTGDGTLTGLLLAARVAATGKSLAELAGVMQRLPQVLINVPDVDKSRVTTSAELAAAVTDAERELGTAGRVLLRSSGTEPLVRVMVEAADIEQARAVAGRLADVVKSALG from the coding sequence GTGGGACGACTCTTCGGGACGGACGGTGTACGCGGCGTCGCCAACGCGGATCTGACGGCGGAGCTCGCGCTCGGCCTCTCCGTGGCAGCTGCCCACGTACTGGCCGAGGCGGGCACCTTTGAAGGCCACCGGGCGACCGCCGTGGTCGGCCGGGACCCCCGGGCCTCCGGCGAGTTCCTTGAGGCCGCGGTCGTGGCCGGCCTCGCGAGCGCGGGCGTGGACGTCCTGCGCGTCGGTGTGCTGCCCACCCCGGCGGTGGCGTATCTCACCGGTGCGCTGGGTGCCGACCTCGGCGTGATGCTCTCCGCCAGCCACAACGCCATGCCCGACAACGGCATCAAGTTCTTCGCCCGCGGCGGCCACAAGCTCGCCGACGAGCTGGAGGACCGTATCGAGTCGACCTACGAGGAGCACCGCACCGGCGCCCCCTGGGACCGGCCCACCGGCTCCGGTGTCGGCCGCGTCTCGGACTACACCGAGGGCTTCGAGAAGTACGTCTCCCACCTCATCGGCATCCTGCCCAACCGCCTGGACGGCCTGAAGGTCGTCCTCGACGAGGCGCACGGCGCCGCCGCCTACGTCTCGCCCGAGGCGTTCGCCCGGGCCGGCGCGGAGATCGTCACGATCGGTGCCGAGCCGGACGGCCTGAACATCAACGACGGCTGCGGCTCCACCCATCTCGGCCTGCTGAAGGCGGCCGTGGTCGAGCACGGGGCCGACTTCGGCATCGCGCACGACGGCGACGCGGACCGCTGCCTGGCCGTGGACGGCACCGGCGCAGAGGTCGACGGCGACCAGATCCTCGCGGTGCTGGCGCTGGCCATGCGCGAGGCCGGCCAGCTGCGCGAGAACACCGTGGTCGGGACCGTCATGTCCAACCTGGGCTTCAAGCTGGCCATGGAGGGCGAAGGCATCCAGGTCGTGCAGACCGGCGTCGGCGACCGGTACGTGCTGGAGTCCATGAAGGAGCACGGCTACGCGCTCGGCGGCGAGCAGTCCGGCCACGTGATCATCCTCGACCACGCGACCACCGGCGACGGCACGCTGACCGGGCTGCTGCTGGCGGCCCGCGTCGCGGCCACCGGCAAGTCGCTGGCCGAGCTGGCGGGCGTCATGCAGCGGCTGCCGCAGGTCCTGATCAACGTCCCCGACGTGGACAAGTCCCGGGTGACGACCTCGGCCGAGCTGGCGGCCGCGGTGACCGACGCCGAGCGCGAGCTCGGCACCGCCGGCCGGGTGCTGCTGCGCTCGTCCGGCACGGAGCCGCTCGTACGGGTGATGGTCGAGGCCGCCGACATCGAGCAGGCCCGCGCGGTCGCCGGCCGGCTCGCGGACGTCGTGAAGTCGGCGCTCGGCTAG
- a CDS encoding glycosyltransferase 87 family protein gives MGLRPGIRLMRWEALRSGDRFLPWLLRPAPRSWQAASLAVLLGICVSTSLRANWGSDNAFVVKAAQTLLEGGSPYEDKRFLYLPSAVLMAVPEALVPREVLRWILPVGMSGLLGVGWLAALRLFSVPLRSRLAVGGLAVFALAYKPYVNLVLIGNWTAVSAAALPVALLLAHRRSWGRAGLVVGLAIACKPMLVPIGLLFLLARRWRALAAAVLVPLGISLAGALVMPSPTLFFTKTLPFLLQGQDAYALPWDASPIAVLPRLGVPQPVAVLVAFAGAAAGLWAARARWRRTDQDGDGGELRLVETACMAMLAAFLVSRPSFDHYLLVVLPLLLASVVRPGSAVRSPWFWVALAPQLALVPWPSELDRKRRAFKDCATLCGLAIVVGRRALRSGRVILEPVTTAGSPPRTEPECAATPAESASRTAF, from the coding sequence GTGGGCCTGAGGCCTGGCATCCGGCTCATGAGGTGGGAGGCGCTGAGGTCCGGCGACCGGTTCCTCCCCTGGCTGCTGCGGCCGGCTCCCCGGTCGTGGCAGGCGGCCTCCCTCGCGGTGCTCCTCGGGATCTGCGTCTCCACGAGCCTGCGGGCGAACTGGGGCTCTGACAACGCCTTCGTCGTCAAGGCGGCGCAGACGCTGCTGGAGGGCGGGTCGCCGTACGAGGACAAGCGCTTCCTCTACCTGCCCAGCGCCGTGCTCATGGCGGTGCCGGAGGCGCTGGTACCGCGGGAGGTGCTGCGCTGGATCCTGCCGGTCGGTATGTCGGGGCTGCTGGGCGTCGGCTGGCTGGCCGCCCTGCGGCTGTTCTCCGTGCCGCTGCGCTCCCGTCTCGCGGTCGGTGGTCTCGCCGTCTTCGCCCTCGCCTACAAGCCGTACGTGAACCTGGTGCTGATCGGCAACTGGACGGCCGTCTCGGCGGCCGCGCTGCCCGTGGCGCTGCTGCTCGCGCACCGGCGGTCGTGGGGGAGGGCCGGGCTGGTGGTGGGGCTGGCCATCGCCTGCAAGCCGATGCTGGTGCCGATCGGGCTGCTCTTCCTGCTGGCCCGCCGGTGGCGGGCGCTGGCCGCGGCGGTGCTGGTGCCGCTCGGGATCTCGCTGGCCGGGGCGCTGGTGATGCCGAGCCCGACGCTGTTCTTCACCAAGACCCTGCCGTTCCTGCTCCAGGGGCAGGACGCGTACGCGCTGCCCTGGGACGCCTCGCCGATCGCGGTGCTGCCGCGGCTGGGGGTGCCGCAGCCGGTGGCGGTGCTGGTGGCCTTCGCGGGGGCGGCGGCCGGCCTGTGGGCGGCCCGGGCGCGGTGGCGGCGTACGGACCAGGACGGCGACGGGGGTGAGCTGCGTCTCGTGGAGACGGCCTGCATGGCGATGCTCGCCGCGTTCCTGGTGTCGCGGCCGTCCTTCGACCACTACCTGCTGGTGGTGCTGCCGCTGCTGCTGGCGTCGGTCGTGAGACCGGGCTCGGCGGTGCGTTCGCCCTGGTTCTGGGTGGCCCTGGCGCCGCAGCTGGCCCTGGTCCCGTGGCCGTCGGAGCTGGACCGCAAACGGCGTGCCTTCAAGGACTGCGCGACCCTGTGCGGGCTCGCGATCGTGGTGGGGCGTCGTGCGCTGCGCTCCGGTCGGGTTATTCTGGAGCCCGTAACAACTGCGGGGTCCCCACCCAGGACCGAACCGGAGTGCGCCGCGACGCCAGCAGAATCGGCATCGCGGACCGCGTTTTGA
- the rpsI gene encoding 30S ribosomal protein S9, producing the protein MAETTAETPVDEFEGVEEYTTESDVAVEGDYTSESLAGRFGDPQPAAGLGRRKNAIARVRIVPGTGKWKINGRTLEDYFPNKVHQQEVNEPFKLLELDGRYDVIARISGGGVSGQAGALRLGVARALNEADVDNNRPALKKAGFLSRDDRAVERKKAGLKKARKAPQYSKR; encoded by the coding sequence GTGGCCGAGACCACCGCCGAGACCCCCGTCGACGAGTTCGAGGGCGTCGAGGAGTACACCACCGAGTCGGACGTCGCCGTCGAGGGCGACTACACCTCCGAGTCCCTTGCCGGTCGCTTCGGCGACCCCCAGCCGGCCGCCGGCCTGGGCCGTCGCAAGAACGCCATCGCCCGCGTCCGGATCGTCCCGGGCACCGGCAAGTGGAAGATCAACGGTCGCACCCTTGAGGACTACTTCCCCAACAAGGTGCACCAGCAGGAAGTCAACGAGCCCTTCAAGCTCCTGGAGCTCGACGGCCGCTACGACGTCATCGCCCGCATCTCGGGTGGCGGCGTCTCCGGTCAGGCCGGCGCCCTGCGCCTCGGCGTGGCCCGCGCGCTGAACGAGGCGGACGTGGACAACAACCGCCCGGCGCTGAAGAAGGCCGGCTTCCTCTCCCGCGACGACCGTGCGGTCGAGCGCAAGAAGGCCGGTCTCAAGAAGGCCCGTAAGGCTCCGCAGTACAGCAAGCGTTAA
- the rplM gene encoding 50S ribosomal protein L13: protein MRTYSPKPGDISRQWLVIDAQDVVLGRLATQAAALLKGKHKPTYAPHMDMGDFVVIINADKVHLSGNKASQKMAYRHSGFPGGLRAVRYDDLLANNPEKAVEKAVKGMLPKNTLGRQMLSKLKVYSGDQHPHAAQQPVPFEITQVAQ from the coding sequence GTGCGTACGTACAGCCCCAAGCCCGGCGACATCTCGCGCCAGTGGCTCGTCATCGACGCCCAGGACGTCGTCCTCGGCCGTCTGGCGACCCAGGCCGCTGCCCTCCTCAAGGGCAAGCACAAGCCGACCTATGCGCCCCACATGGACATGGGCGACTTCGTCGTCATCATCAACGCCGACAAGGTGCACCTGTCCGGCAACAAGGCCTCCCAGAAGATGGCGTACCGCCACTCCGGTTTCCCGGGCGGTCTGCGCGCCGTGCGCTACGACGACCTCCTGGCGAACAACCCGGAGAAGGCCGTCGAGAAGGCCGTCAAGGGCATGCTCCCCAAGAACACCCTGGGCCGTCAGATGCTCTCGAAGCTGAAGGTCTACTCGGGCGACCAGCACCCCCACGCTGCCCAGCAGCCGGTGCCGTTCGAGATCACCCAGGTCGCGCAGTAG